A stretch of [Clostridium] scindens DNA encodes these proteins:
- a CDS encoding methyl-accepting chemotaxis protein: MRKRFRNLKVGRKLAVAFISIIILYIVTVATAVLNIRNMSEKIESLYYGPFANVESSLKIIADMQVINRNILIMATTDGVDSNNANLEKTRELIEQNQKELENLASGYVSGQDKVDALVQQMNELTPVRAAVMELLEEGKDEEAYQNYLSVYNPKVETVKETLSEVVELSLADAQDKLVGSQNSSVNTIIIFLILAVACIIMTIILCIAICKSITEPVKEVQKAANEITSGQLNINIGYTARDELGELSENIRNTAQTLNSYVAEIRRGLEALGKGELKYHTEVEFAGDFEKVREGMEEIAALLSDSMQQIGGSAEQVAGGAEQVSNNAQALARGASEQAGSIEELAASINEISDGVKNNADVAVKSSMLANKVGESLVENNRQMQELLGSINQIKQNSREITKIVSEIEDIAFQTNILALNASVEAARAGEAGRGFSVVAGEVRRLAAKTAEASKLTSELIVRNADAVEAGQKVVDAAVSKMQESVEGAQEVKRKVEVISEASTQQSDAIIQIRKSVELISEIVQGNSAMSQESAAASEELSAQAQILKELVERFEI, from the coding sequence CCGTTTGCAAACGTAGAGTCGTCTCTTAAGATTATTGCGGATATGCAGGTCATAAACAGGAATATCCTCATCATGGCTACTACGGACGGAGTGGACAGTAACAATGCCAATTTGGAGAAGACACGGGAACTCATAGAACAGAATCAGAAGGAACTGGAGAATCTGGCCAGCGGATATGTGAGCGGACAGGACAAGGTAGATGCATTGGTGCAGCAGATGAACGAATTGACTCCTGTTAGGGCCGCGGTCATGGAGCTGCTGGAAGAAGGGAAGGACGAGGAGGCGTACCAGAATTATCTTAGCGTCTACAATCCCAAAGTCGAGACGGTAAAAGAAACGCTGTCAGAGGTGGTAGAACTCTCGCTGGCAGATGCGCAGGATAAACTGGTGGGCAGCCAGAATTCCAGCGTCAATACCATTATCATATTCCTGATTCTCGCAGTGGCATGCATTATAATGACAATCATCCTCTGCATAGCGATTTGCAAAAGCATTACGGAACCTGTCAAGGAGGTGCAAAAAGCCGCCAACGAGATTACCAGCGGCCAGCTGAATATCAATATTGGATATACGGCGCGGGATGAACTTGGAGAACTCTCCGAAAATATCAGAAATACCGCGCAGACTTTAAATTCCTATGTTGCGGAGATCAGAAGGGGACTGGAGGCGCTTGGAAAAGGCGAACTGAAATACCACACAGAAGTCGAGTTTGCCGGGGATTTTGAGAAGGTCAGAGAGGGCATGGAAGAGATCGCAGCGCTGCTTTCAGATTCTATGCAGCAGATCGGAGGAAGCGCGGAACAGGTTGCAGGCGGAGCCGAGCAGGTATCCAACAATGCCCAGGCGCTTGCCAGAGGGGCCTCTGAGCAGGCTGGATCTATTGAAGAATTGGCGGCCAGCATAAATGAGATATCGGACGGCGTGAAGAATAATGCCGATGTGGCCGTAAAGTCAAGCATGCTTGCCAATAAAGTGGGCGAGAGCCTGGTGGAGAATAATAGGCAGATGCAGGAACTGCTGGGTTCCATCAATCAGATTAAGCAGAATTCAAGAGAAATAACCAAGATCGTAAGTGAAATCGAGGATATTGCCTTCCAGACGAATATACTGGCTCTGAATGCGTCAGTAGAAGCAGCAAGGGCTGGCGAGGCGGGCAGGGGATTCTCTGTCGTGGCAGGAGAGGTCAGGCGGCTTGCAGCTAAGACCGCAGAGGCCTCCAAACTGACATCAGAACTGATCGTGCGCAATGCGGACGCCGTGGAGGCTGGCCAGAAGGTGGTTGATGCGGCAGTAAGCAAGATGCAGGAATCTGTGGAAGGCGCGCAGGAAGTGAAGCGGAAAGTAGAAGTGATATCAGAGGCTTCCACGCAGCAGTCCGATGCGATCATTCAGATTCGAAAGAGCGTCGAGCTGATATCAGAGATCGTGCAAGGGAATTCAGCGATGTCCCAGGAAAGTGCCGCAGCAAGCGAAGAACTTTCCGCTCAGGCTCAGATATTAAAGGAACTGGTGGAAAGATTCGAAATCTAA